A segment of the Manihot esculenta cultivar AM560-2 chromosome 13, M.esculenta_v8, whole genome shotgun sequence genome:
atacttcataaatattttaatatattttttaaaattaaaaaaattaactagtaaattttaaaaaaattaaataataattttttatttttaatttagaaaagaaaacttttaaaaatattttgactaAATAGTGATTATTGATACATTGAAGAAgagaatcataaaaaaaataagtataGATTAGATTGTATATATGGATGGCACTCACCACCACCACTAGTGCTCTAAATATGATAAGCTTTACAAATAAAGATGGAGAAATtgactctatttttttttaatgtcccACTAAATATGGACATCAACCCAACCACATCTCATTTCTTCTTTTCTAAGCCTCATTCTTTCATTTCAACGTTCCAACCATTGCATTACAAATAGATTCCCTTCATCATTATACCAATAACACTCATTAATATTTGTTTTTCAAGTTGTTGCAATAtccattttattaaattaatatttaattacttCTTATGTATCAAATATCACTattcctataatttttattatttattattaataattatttatattattattgataactTCTAAGTTCACCTCACCCCAGTCTAGggccaaacccaagaaaataGCCCATTACTTAAAGATTCTCAAGCCACTCACGCCAATTGGGTCCAGTCCGCTCATCCTCACGATCGGGTTTCATCTGGCTTTCTCCACCAGGCCGGCCTCGTCTTCATTACACTTCGGACCGATCCCATTTGGGCCCTGCTTTGTTCCTATTCTCCGGTCCAGCCCGGAACCCGAAGGAGGATTCATCCATCCGCCTTGCAGACCCGCCTACCCGCGCACAGAGAGAATCAGAGACCGTTGCGCATgggacagagatctgattccctcgtacgtccgtatcagcgtAGCAGGAACATGTGGTCTAATGATACTCGTTCTgttggcacgtcactagcagacaaaaggaaacctataaaaggagaaatactcgcCTCTAGGTTTAAGCTTTTTCTAAGTTTTACAGAGCCcattgtaaaaaccctatttctctggatctcagatcatcaattggcgccgtctgtgggaaaaaaCATAACCTggtcctcatgagtacggtgcgCTGAGCGAGCACGCTCAGACCTGTATGGGGGAGAAAGAACCCTACACAGGTGGATCataggtatcccacatcggaaagaagTTGAAAAGGAGAAGGTCTTATAAGTTTCTGCCCTTGaaaccccagtggacgcgttttaaGCAAAACCGTGCGGCCTTgagccaaagcggacaatattcactggtgtgaaCTCAGGACCCAGATGACTCAACGTtatcaattattatatattaatcgatataattgtaaaattaatattgctgtaaaattttttactattaattttaatgtttattaTAGGATATTAATGCATGTCTTTTTATCACTTATCATATACTTCCTGTCATAGAATGAATATATAATTTGGTACACCTTTTGGCTAGTAAAGTAGAGGCTAGTAAGCTGTATCATATGGAATTTATTCCCATATCTTGAGGGGAAAAAAAGGTTTTGCCAAAGAATCATGCTTTtcctttgaaaaaaaatattacttgcATTTATAAACCCAAACAgttaaaattcagaaaatcatattTGGTAATGAATCCTAATgtattttgtaataaaattattattattttagtgatatgtttattattattattagataaGATAagaatcaatattttttttaacgataataacaaaataaaagtgTTAAAGTAAGatgagtttaaaatttaaattactttatattatatttttaagaataGAATGttgtataataatttttttaatgtgattaattttaatttaaactcgagattttttaattttaaaaataattttaatattaatgagttaaagtttaatgataaattattttatttttattttcttttaatctgTAACTTTACCGTAATAGGACCTTTCTCCTCATTCTGATAAATTGTTCTCCACTAGtttttgtctttttattttGGTCTTATATGATTTCTGCCTGTCTTACATCAGTCAGGAATAGAAAGTTGACGAGATTTATATTCAGAAATTATTGAATAATTTgagataattatttaaaaaaacctTAAATTACAATGAAATTGCAGGTGATAAgaattatgaatttaattatcaaatttcTCTTATGAAGAATTGGAAAaccaaaaagagaagaagaaaggaagggAAAGAAAAACCCCATCTGCTGGCGGATACATGGATATTATACTCGGGACATAATTGATACACATATGTACATGAGAGGAagagaaagaaaggaaaataaaagaaaatcaaagaaaagaaacaaTTTACACGGGCGCCGGGCGATCTGTAGAAGGCCATTAATTTTCTGTAATTTAAACAAAAAACTTTCACCTAAAACCAACAAAAGCTGTATcatattgaaattatatttgtTGCTACATCAAGATTGCATAGCGCATACTATCATTTACCATAAGATGATTCATCTCAGACAATTGAGCAAAATCAGCACCGGAAACCCACATCCGATCACCACCACTGTTCGTATGCGGCGGCGAGAAGCAAGAAATAATCGATAATGGTGCAAGAACAACCCTAAACACGGCAGAGAACCCACGGCTCCATCTCTGCGGTACTCTCTCCATATCACGAACAAAGATTGGATACTCAGCTCCATGATTGATATTCATACCTCCAAACATGCTTTCGTCTGCTACTCTTGGGCTTTTTCTTATGTTCTGCATGTTTCGCCTGAGTCTTGCCAAGCTACGCCACATCGTATGGTGTTGTTTGGATACTGGGAAAATGATCCTCGTCTGAATATAGCAAGTTTTTTTAAGGCAAAGGAAGCTTTTTGAAGAAAGCTTTTGGATATGCAACTTGGTTGGTGGTGGTGTTGTTAGTGCTAGTGTTTATCACAAGGGCTGTTGTTGCCTTTTTAAgggccttctttttttttttttttttctttttgtcccAATATTTGTGGGGTCTGTCCTAACCCAACTTGCCCCTAATCATGTACAAAACTTCTCTTTGAATTTTTGAGTTATGAAAATCCACTACATTTACCAAATTTTGTTTCCATTGGAGAATGAATAGTTGAATACATAGTTAAACAGAAAGTCATAAGAGAATTGCTCCACTTGATGTGCTTCCAACTTGTCATCAACTTTGCACATGCATTGCACTCATAGGATTGGTTCAGTGGCAATTGCATATTGAATCTTGGAGGTCCCAGGTTTAATCCTCCAATCCctttatctttttatatatataaaaaacctaTGAACAACAAACACAAGAACATTAATTTTGAGATGAGATTAGAGAAGCAACAAGAACTTACAAATTGAAACTTTAAATTAGTGGTTTGCTTATTTGTATATATTAtctttgaattatttaatttttaaataatgtgTTGTGGTTTATAGGATTAAAGCAGAGCCATAAGTGCAGCAGTGGACATGATTGGTGTATCATAAATGTTTCATTATCTCCATAATTGCTATTATTATACTTGCAAAATAGTCCTTAGTGCTATTGCTTGACAACCCAATTTAAGTCAAACCGCATGGTTTTTTCACAAGTCAAGTCCCATTATAAtagctttttatttatttaaaaatattttttgcaaTATTATCAAATCCTCAAATGATTACTTCAGTATTCCGACGCCTcagtttaataataaattaaattaaaaaaattaaaatttaatatttaatatttataaaaattaaattgaattaattttaaatataaattgaatcgaatagaatcgaattaattcaatttaataattttttaaatagtttttaataattttttaaactgttaaattttttaatagttttttttgcactttatttttaatattataaaatttacttaaaatattttaattttattataatttaatttttttatattataaaaataatatattattattattaatccgtttagtttttttttctgattaaaattaaatcgaactgaaataatcataatttttaaaattaaaaattaaattaaattaaaataaataaaaaattaaattaaaattttaaattaatttaatttaattaatttttttcatttaaactaAATATCGATAACTCTAATTAACATTGAATAAAGGTGTGAGACATTATTGGTCAGCCCACtaagttatgttttttttttaaaaaaaaaaaaaaaaaactcccttCACGTAGATAAAATCTAAAAAAGagaattaaaaaaagttaaatctaAAAGTCTGCTAGTCCAGTTATtataatttgaatatgaattatATTTGATCatttgagatccagaaaatatgattttacaatGGTTGTGTAAACTTTTTTTTCtccttattttattcttttcctttgtcTATCAGTGACATGTGTATAAAGCATTTATATTGtgtgtataaattaattttgcgGCAGTAGCCCATAAATTAGATAAAATGAGTGAAGAAATAGAGTTAGAATATTTTTGTGTGTATAAAGCATAATAAAAACAACATagctttaaaaattaatttggtttGGTTATTTTGgctttaattgaaaaaataaaattgaattaaaaattgatcagttttgttttaaaaaagaCAGGTGGAAAGtacaaaaatttgataaaatatcttcaaaatttagaaatataatCAATCGTGCCAAAATTAAAACtagtaaattaaaataaaaaatttgaaaaaacttaaattttatgtaCCATCAAGCCTATTTAGAATGTCtactatttgtttatttataaaaaaaattattgttaattaGATTAGATTCTccgatatattttaaaaaaaagagattaAAAGTAATTGATATTGTTCTAATCACCTCTTCAAGTTGCAAAGCCGCATATGGGCCTTCAACAACAAAATAACATTAGTAATGtctagtaataaaatttatacattcacattaattatttaatcaataatatataataaatattaaattgctTAAAAGTAACTTAAATCCCTCCGAACTCATTTAGTTCAGCTATTGTACGTAATAATAGTTGTTAATAGCTGATAGCTTGTAGTCGATGGAAATCGTAACTAATAGCTTATGCCAGGTGTTTAATAATCTATATGCATTTATtgttgtttttttaaaaaacgtatatatcaatttatttatttttatgaaatacatataaaattataaatttattatatagcatatataataattaaaatataattttggaaatgtatgttttgtataaatatagatattatttatcttattagatgaatattatgattaatttaatcatgtttataataattatatatacatttagtaggttttataattttaaataatttttttgataaaaaattttaatttaaaagaaaattttttataattaataaaattttaaagagagTAATATagtctaaataaaaataaaataaaatcagatTAGTTACCGAAATAATTTTAATCGTAGAGATGATATAAAATACAACTAAACATTCTTAAATTAGATATAAACTATTAGCTACTGTTTTTCATATTTACCATAACATTTAAGTTCAGCTCTTAGGATGTCTATTGCTCTCAGAACCAAATGTTCCTTTAATGAAATACCATTAACTACCTAATTGTTATTTTTCATTTGATGAAATAAACAAAGCatagttataaatattaaataaaatataaaaataaacaaaaatatgtAGATCTTTCTAAATAGTTTGCTATAATCAATGTAACTACATAAAGTAAtgttctatatattttttttctaaatattctTAACAAAACCTAGATATTCCTACTAAAACTTATTCATTACTGACATATTACCAATTCTAGTTGTGATATAATTGGAAGGTTATTCATGCCACATgaatatcaattttttaaataatgtatTACTATTCATATTAGGTAAGAAAAGGATGTACATCCCAATATGATGCTAGATATGAAAATTAATTCATATCACGTATATTTTCGAGTCAATATTTATATCCTTATTTTAGAAATCAGATAATTTGACTAATAAATACTTATATATAGCATGATTCTTACGAGGCTTAATACATACTTCTCCTTTTCAACATAAAATATCATATGGCATCTAATTTTTCAGTCATGAAGCTGCTTGCTTTCTTGGTTGCTCTGATGCTCATCATCCTTCCATgttctaaatattattttactactttctctaataataataataatctttattttactaaattgtgaaaaaaaaatgcaTATGCAGATGATTTCTATCTACAGGTTGCTGCTCAACTATGCTATAAAGATAAAGATTGTATTTGGGGTAAAAATTGCCACTGTCCCAATCCTTGTTTCTGTGGTGGTAATCATACTTGTGAATGCCTTTGGAAAGCTTCATCTTTGATTGAAGAAAAATTAGGTCGCTTGAAATATTAGAGACTTCATATATACGAATATGATGGGTAGATCCTTATAAAATATGACTATAGAGATAATGCACTAAGCTGCATATGTTGAACTTGAGAAGCTCGATCCTCCCTTTTTCTGTTTCtataataaaagtaataattaaaaaaaaagcatgtgcattattatactttttttatgagagaactaataaattaatttaattaaaattatgaaagcCAATTCATCATTTAACTGACTTGATCTGACTGGTTTGATTCGATTggtctaataaaattttttccaacacaaaattttatttgtagcCTTTTTGCTTTGTCTTAACACAATAAATAAGTTcggaaaaatatttaaaacttaaaaatgaTTTAAAACTTACCACTGGATCTTTAAATAGCTTAAACTAATTTGTTAAAATTGtatatagtaaaattttaaaaacccaAAACTAAAATTCTagaaaattctaaaaaaatttcataatgaGTTTACATTTAAATACTAAAGTTTTTAcgctaataaataaaataaaataaataaaaatttagacaTTACAATAATACATTCACTCAACAAGTTTCACTCaagtagattgtaatacccggctagactcaggtatcggaattcctaccgtccggtggaatctcggatgtcggagacctctagaagggtagaatcatgttttataaaaatgttttcatgttttaatggttttaaagtatgaaactaaatgagtttttgcatgaaaatagcattggaggaaaacccaggttcggccgccgaaagtcaagttcggccgccgaacatgcatgcgttttggaggcacgttaggcccccgaaagcatgagttagggaagttcaggttcggccgccgaaagtcaagttcggccgccgaacattgcatggatgcggaggcacattcggcccccgaacgtggcctggccagccacctataaatggggcacttagccgaaatgggcgagctttctcccattttcggccacagcaagcttccgaccttccctttgcaactcttgtgttcttcttccaaatctcttccatttttcttaagttttaaactcacattgcaagttttgagcatttaaaccaagttttggagctttgggaactcaggagctcattttcgtgaatctccaagtttaggtcgtctccctctcgatcttcaagaggtaagggccgatcttaagctccttatatgttttaagtaagttttatgctagatctatgagtagaaatgcatgttaggttatattttgagttatgggttaatattgatgttttggtcaatgtgtgttgattgtgggtgtttgaagtgttgtagttggggtatttgatatttTGAGGCccttaggaacttgtatgcatgatttggttgagatatatgcatgattggtgagtttggaggcgaaaatgcacaaaggagccaagtttctgccctttggcagaaaccaggttcggcagccgaaggcactttcggccgccgaacatggctggggaggcaggcctttcggctgccgaagttgcccccgaaaagagactttcgtctctgtctggcactttcggccgccgaaggtgccgccgaacctacctgagtttcatctctgtccaggactttcggccgccgaaggtgccgccgaaagtgccctgttcagccacttcatgcatatctctatgtgatattttcaggatgttttagggggtttttggggaatatattagagttatgtttatgtatgtttggtccctcattggagtccacctgtgtaggttcggactcgaggaaccaaggaccccagcagtgagccagctgctacagaggttgtcagagtcagccagaggtgagtgggactaaacttaacctttttaaattaagaaatgaaatgcttttatcatgcttcatgcatcatgatcatattataggttgtttgcattagaattcacgactatgccgcattgtattgttgtgatagatgatagtggatggacattaggatgattcactAGCCTTctaaatacgaagtcctgtggtgcccataatagggccgggcaatacgaagtcctgtggtgcccataatagggccgggcaataactccgagtacgaagtcctgtggtgcccataatagggccgggcaatacgaagtcctgtggtgcccataatagggccgggcatggagttgagggatttttgaatcagtccatccgtggtgtgatttgtttgtgcagtgacgcatttcatgataacatgttttaaatattctttttatagttctactcactgggcatctagctcacccctctcccctaacccccaggtttgcaggtacgggatagatagagaaggcaagaagagaaaaagtcatatgtatgtaatagttagtttgtggacatgacaattgtattatgatgaaatgtaaaaatattcaggatgttatgtaatgaggtcattgaggatagagttgtgcttgaccataatatattgttaatcccttttgtatatacatgatcttatgttatgatgtttatgtaaactaactcaacacaggttgttttgcctttaaggcttgatgagatcccacagagggactatgttatgtatactTTCAGAGtgtgcacaggttgagttagttgatgacagtatgtatgaagaaaagttttaatttttatgcatgttgttgatcatgtatgggattatacaggtttacaggttatatgtcaggcttgctacgggtcccggcggccttaagtcaacccggatcctagcgccggtagcggtccggatttccggggcgttacagaatggtatcaaagccctaggttcataggatcggacctagagtgtcgggctcatagatgttatagaaggtcaagcacaataggaaggtcatgtccactaggataggatgttgaatcctgtcttgtatgatgatgtgaaatgccatgactttatgcatgtgcattaatgatatgctatgatatgaatgatgtatatgtgatgagggttcatgtgtgcccacatgaaccatatgatgctaatgtttgcttgttatgagctgtttttcagagaataggatgagaggaactcgtcgatctgcgcgattgactggagtgccacctgaggatgagggcacgagcgcccgtcctcctacattgcctagggcaatgtcttgtagagccaacagagagagaatgtcaagggaccctagaaggtcttttgatgctagcagaagggggacaaatagaggaggaagttcttcagatgtgagggaggttatggaagaggatcagaggagggatgggaacctggatgtgagcatgcaggaagaagggacaggggagtctcagggaggcgttcaggcctcggggtatggttttccaccccattatccacccttcccacagggttcagggtatccgatgggaggcacatcggattactccagctttaacccctaccctacctacatgccttatccacctttctatccaccctatacacagtatctagcttatccaccctcacccttctatccaaacctggCAAACCCCatctcggggaatgctgcacctccacctccaccacctacagaaccagcagccccagttactcaacctcctagacctagctcagtcgatgggagcaaggtaaagatgacagattacctcaagctagatgctcccaaatacaagtcaggggatgacccctttgagtatctgagagtagtgaagacaataactgatgagctaggggcaagtgacagcagggccattcagatggcagggttcactttaaagtgcaagaaggcacgggaatggttcaagtgttatgtggacccgagactagacggtatgacatgggaggaatttgcgaatgagttcgctggatgggcttttccagacagttctagagaactgaagatgattgagtttgagcaactgaggcagtcagagcacatgagtgtagaggagttcacggataaattcttggagctattgcctttttcagggcaagctctagattcagatacgaagaaagccaagaaatatgttatgaagctgcattccaggtactcctcgttggttcagtcagctgagagagaaagtttccacactgtggtggatatggctcgaagaatggaggcaagtgctatagttgaggggtcagtgaagcagtcagtgacccagtcttcaggggttaagaccccaagcagaggaggaccaggtttctcttctcagagctcaggtaagaagagatgggataacaccatcaggaagccgaagaagaataagttttggaacaagttgaaatccggtctgggattcagcggtggctcgagctcaggctcagatggtacagaatgccagagatgtggaagaccgcacaggggagtgtgtcgagctgggactaatgcatgtttcagatgtggacaggagggacacatagctcgggattgtcctagagcgccttttatgggccagccccagcagacagcttctggtagtgtggcacagccagcagttccagccacaactcagggcagtggcagaggtagagggagaggggcagcctcttcttctggttcccgaggtgaaggtccatcagctccagccaggatcttcaccatgacacagcaggaggctaacacatccaacaccgtggtgtcaggtaatctcgtcattgggtgttctgatgtgtatgcattaatggacccgggtgcatctcattcatttattgctccgagagccgttgagaggttaggtctgatagtctctgggttagagtgtcccctatgggtcagtggacccaagtgtgacccgtcagtggcagtgtcagtctgccagtacagtccagttttcattgagggaagatgcctctccgccgaccttgtggttctagatttgacagactttgacgtcattctagggatggattggctatctacccatggtgctaccttggactgcagggacaaggtagtcaggttcagagatcaggacgggtcagaggtcgtcttcagaggagacaaaaggggcacacctagaggtctgatatcagctcttcaggctcgtaggttgcttaggaagggatgtcaggggtacttagctcatgtgagagagctagacagtcaggtcagggagccggcctcggtgccagttgtcagagaatttcaggatgtctttcctgatgagcttccaggtttaccacctgctagggagatagagttcaagatagagttggtgcctggaactagaccgatctctatccctccctacaggatggctccggccgagttaaaggagttgaaggagcaattgcaagagctggtagaaaagggtttcatccgacagagtacctcaccttggggtgctccggtcttgtttgtgaggaagaaggatggatcccttagactttgtatcgactacaggcagttgaacaaagtcactaccaagaataggtacccattgcctaggatcgatgatctattcgaccagctagccggagcaggttatttctccaaaatagatctgagatcggggtaccatcagctaaggatcagggatgaggatgtgccgaagacagccttcaggaccagatatgggcattttgagttccttgtaatgccgttcgggttaaccaacgcccctgcagcattcatggatctcatgaacagggtgtttagccagtacctggatcactttgttattgtcttcatagatgatatcttggtgtattctaggaatgcagaggagcatgcccatcatctgcggttggtcttgcagactttgagggaacatggcttgtgtaatacccggctagactccggtatcggaattcctaccgtccggtggaatctcggatgtcggagacctctagaagggtagaaacatgttttataaagtgttttcatgtattttaatggttttaagtatgaaattaaatgagtttttgcatgaaaagtccttggaggaaaacccaggttcggccgccgaaagtcaagttcggccgccgaac
Coding sequences within it:
- the LOC110607968 gene encoding uncharacterized protein LOC110607968, whose translation is MWRSLARLRRNMQNIRKSPRVADESMFGGMNINHGAEYPIFVRDMERVPQRWSRGFSAVFRVVLAPLSIISCFSPPHTNSGGDRMWVSGADFAQLSEMNHLMVNDSMRYAILM